A genome region from Tolypothrix sp. PCC 7712 includes the following:
- a CDS encoding tetratricopeptide repeat protein — MTVSPNLSELLQQGHDQLDGGNYHQALDTFYQAAALEAQNPQVLYGLGLACYRLEQYQDAIGYCSQALIIEPNYILALARRGLAYKQLEQTQLAQADFEQVIALTPQDAEDWHGKGITLWALEQYEDAIVYYNKAIEIKPDYHRAWYSCGLALEQLRRYEDALTSFNKAIEINPDYCHAWNDKGMALSNLSRYRRCDLIAILATRWRSQVSD; from the coding sequence ATGACTGTAAGCCCTAACCTATCAGAGTTGCTTCAGCAAGGACATGACCAACTGGATGGGGGAAATTACCACCAAGCTTTAGATACTTTTTACCAAGCGGCTGCACTAGAAGCCCAAAATCCACAGGTATTATATGGCTTGGGTTTAGCTTGCTATCGACTTGAACAATATCAAGATGCCATAGGATATTGCAGCCAAGCTTTGATAATTGAGCCAAACTACATTTTGGCATTAGCTAGGCGCGGATTGGCTTACAAACAGCTAGAGCAAACACAGTTAGCACAGGCTGACTTTGAGCAAGTTATCGCACTTACCCCTCAAGATGCAGAAGATTGGCATGGTAAGGGAATTACTCTATGGGCGTTAGAACAATATGAAGATGCGATTGTATATTACAACAAAGCTATAGAAATTAAACCTGACTATCACCGTGCTTGGTACAGCTGCGGACTAGCGTTGGAACAATTGAGGCGATATGAAGATGCACTTACATCGTTTAACAAAGCAATAGAAATCAACCCCGACTATTGCCATGCTTGGAATGATAAGGGAATGGCACTGAGTAATTTAAGTAGATATCGAAGATGCGATCTGATCGCAATCTTAGCAACACGGTGGCGATCGCAGGTGTCGGATTAG